In Halorubellus sp. JP-L1, one DNA window encodes the following:
- a CDS encoding helix-turn-helix domain-containing protein, giving the protein MTDTNPRQQLARRIGGEITLSDDPGATIRKWRTDFDVSQTELADDLDVSSSVISDYESGRRESPGIGFVRRVVTGLLDIDEARGGDRIRQYARVVSAGFESDIVSDLREYPRTVDLDRFYDVIDATEVQSGDADRVSGHTVINSIAAITRLSSEEFYRLYGQSTSRALVFTGITRGESPLVAQRVVTPTPNAVVLHGLTEDDLWEHAPKLARADGFSLAVTDQDPDEMLDALAALP; this is encoded by the coding sequence ATGACCGACACGAACCCGCGCCAGCAGCTCGCGCGCCGCATCGGCGGCGAGATCACGCTATCTGACGATCCCGGCGCCACCATCCGCAAGTGGCGGACCGACTTCGACGTCAGCCAGACCGAACTCGCCGACGACCTCGACGTCTCCTCCTCCGTCATCTCCGACTACGAGAGCGGCCGACGCGAGAGCCCCGGAATCGGGTTCGTCCGCCGCGTCGTCACCGGCTTGCTGGACATCGACGAGGCCCGCGGCGGCGACCGCATCCGCCAGTACGCCCGCGTCGTCTCCGCCGGCTTCGAGTCGGACATCGTCTCCGACCTCCGCGAGTACCCCCGGACCGTCGACCTCGACCGCTTCTACGACGTCATCGACGCCACCGAAGTCCAATCCGGCGACGCCGACCGCGTCTCCGGCCACACCGTCATCAACTCCATCGCCGCAATCACGCGCCTCTCCAGCGAGGAGTTCTACCGGCTCTACGGCCAATCCACGAGCCGCGCGCTCGTGTTCACGGGCATCACGCGCGGCGAGAGCCCGCTCGTCGCTCAGCGCGTCGTCACCCCCACCCCGAACGCCGTCGTCCTCCACGGCCTCACCGAAGACGACCTCTGGGAGCACGCCCCCAAACTCGCCCGCGCCGACGGCTTCAGCCTCGCCGTCACCGACCAGGACCCCGACGAGATGCTCGACGCACTCGCCGCACTTCCCTGA
- a CDS encoding tRNA (N(6)-L-threonylcarbamoyladenosine(37)-C(2))-methylthiotransferase codes for MARYHIETYGCTSNRGESRQIESALRDAGHYKVDSPEAADVAIMNSCTVVEKTERNMLRRAKELEDEIADLIVTGCMALAQGEEFEAHDVDAQILHWDDVPQAVTNGECPTPGPGTEPVLDGVVGILPIARGCMSDCSYCITKQATGKIDSPPVEENVEKARALVHAGAKELRITGQDTGVYGWDDGERKLHVLLDRICTEIEGDFRVRVGMANPKGVHGIRDELAATFAEHDELYNFLHAPVQSGSDDVLGDMRRQHQVSEYVEVVETFDDALGEWTLSTDFIVGFPTETDADFQQTMALLRETRPEKINVTRFSKRPGTDAADMKGLGGTKKKERSKAMSDLKMEVVGDAYDAMVGTTREDCLVVEHGTGDSVKCRDHAYRQIIVQNASDHGLEPGDFVDLEVTGHSTVYAFAEPVRTPQLAD; via the coding sequence ATGGCCCGGTACCACATCGAGACGTACGGGTGTACCTCGAACCGCGGCGAGAGCCGTCAGATCGAGAGTGCGCTCCGCGACGCCGGCCACTACAAGGTCGACTCCCCGGAGGCGGCCGACGTCGCCATCATGAACTCCTGTACGGTCGTGGAGAAGACGGAGCGGAACATGCTCCGTCGGGCCAAGGAACTCGAAGACGAGATCGCGGACCTCATCGTCACCGGCTGCATGGCGCTCGCGCAGGGCGAGGAGTTCGAAGCGCACGACGTCGACGCGCAGATACTGCACTGGGACGACGTCCCGCAGGCGGTCACGAACGGCGAGTGCCCGACGCCCGGCCCGGGAACCGAGCCCGTGCTCGACGGCGTCGTCGGCATCCTCCCGATCGCGCGGGGCTGCATGAGCGACTGCTCGTACTGCATCACGAAGCAGGCGACCGGGAAGATCGACAGTCCGCCAGTCGAGGAGAACGTCGAGAAGGCGCGCGCGCTCGTCCACGCCGGCGCGAAGGAACTCCGCATCACGGGGCAGGACACGGGCGTCTACGGCTGGGACGACGGCGAGCGCAAACTCCACGTCCTCCTCGACCGCATCTGCACCGAGATCGAGGGCGACTTCCGCGTGCGCGTCGGGATGGCGAACCCGAAGGGCGTCCACGGCATCCGCGACGAACTCGCCGCCACCTTCGCCGAGCACGACGAACTGTACAACTTCCTGCACGCGCCCGTCCAGTCGGGGAGCGACGACGTCCTCGGCGACATGCGCCGCCAGCACCAGGTCTCCGAGTACGTCGAGGTCGTCGAGACGTTCGACGACGCACTCGGGGAGTGGACGCTGTCGACGGACTTCATCGTCGGCTTCCCCACCGAAACGGACGCGGACTTCCAGCAGACGATGGCGCTCCTCCGCGAGACGCGACCGGAGAAGATCAACGTCACGCGGTTCTCGAAGCGCCCCGGCACCGACGCCGCCGACATGAAGGGCCTCGGTGGGACGAAGAAGAAGGAGCGCTCGAAGGCGATGAGCGACCTGAAGATGGAGGTCGTCGGCGACGCCTACGACGCGATGGTCGGCACGACGCGCGAGGACTGCCTCGTCGTCGAACACGGGACCGGGGACTCCGTGAAGTGCCGCGACCACGCGTACCGCCAGATCATCGTCCAGAACGCGAGCGACCACGGCCTCGAACCCGGCGACTTCGTCGACCTCGAGGTCACCGGCCACTCGACCGTGTACGCGTTCGCGGAGCCGGTCCGCACCCCTCAGCTCGCGGACTGA
- the deoC gene encoding deoxyribose-phosphate aldolase, with the protein MNREELAASIDHTVLGPETTWRDVETVLDTASEYGMNACIPPWAVADASEHAPDVTLATVIGFPHGQHAPGAKEDEAVRAWHDGADELDAVINVGRLKAGDVDAVESELADLVAAVPVPVKVIVETALLTEDETHAACQAAVDADADMVKTSTGFADGGAEVDDVALMSEYLPVKASGGVGDYATAKAMFDAGAVRIGASSGAAIVDDYDSQQ; encoded by the coding sequence ATGAACCGCGAGGAACTCGCCGCCAGCATCGACCACACCGTCCTCGGCCCCGAGACGACGTGGCGGGACGTCGAGACCGTGCTCGACACCGCCAGCGAGTACGGGATGAACGCGTGCATCCCGCCGTGGGCCGTCGCCGACGCGAGCGAGCACGCGCCGGACGTGACGCTCGCGACCGTGATCGGGTTCCCGCACGGCCAGCACGCCCCCGGCGCGAAGGAGGACGAGGCCGTTCGCGCGTGGCACGACGGCGCGGACGAACTGGACGCCGTGATCAACGTCGGCCGACTCAAAGCCGGTGACGTCGACGCCGTCGAGTCCGAGCTCGCCGACCTCGTCGCCGCCGTCCCCGTCCCCGTGAAGGTCATCGTCGAGACCGCGCTCCTCACCGAGGACGAGACGCACGCCGCCTGCCAGGCTGCCGTCGACGCCGACGCCGACATGGTCAAGACCAGCACCGGGTTCGCCGACGGCGGCGCCGAAGTCGACGACGTCGCCCTCATGAGCGAGTACCTCCCCGTCAAGGCCAGCGGCGGCGTCGGCGACTACGCGACTGCGAAGGCGATGTTCGACGCGGGCGCGGTCCGCATCGGCGCGTCCAGCGGCGCCGCCATCGTGGACGATTACGACAGTCAGCAGTAG
- a CDS encoding rhomboid family intramembrane serine protease: protein MSDGDVSSTTALARRNLSAFAADLRSRESPLTGVVVASVLAVFVVQAVTATRLGAPIGVVTAVVFVEEPVLAWLLSPFLHRDLAHLLANVAVVGFVGRVVEREFSTRDYAAFLVAAAVLAGLGGYLSKAAFTPDPVTAYGASGIAYAVAGYALRLPFRDHPVRPDALAPERVLATTTPAERVAAVFGVAAVATVAVDVATGPYLALDWLNGAHFVGLLVGAWTAGTHRRHRANR, encoded by the coding sequence ATGAGCGACGGCGACGTCTCCTCGACGACGGCGCTCGCGCGCCGGAACCTGTCGGCGTTCGCCGCCGACCTCCGGAGTCGCGAGTCGCCGCTGACCGGGGTCGTCGTCGCGTCCGTCCTCGCCGTCTTCGTCGTCCAGGCGGTGACTGCGACGCGACTGGGCGCCCCCATCGGCGTCGTCACCGCCGTGGTCTTCGTCGAAGAACCCGTGCTCGCGTGGCTGCTGTCGCCGTTCCTCCACCGCGACCTCGCGCACTTGCTCGCGAACGTCGCCGTCGTCGGGTTCGTCGGTCGCGTCGTCGAACGCGAGTTCTCGACGCGGGACTACGCCGCGTTCCTCGTCGCCGCCGCCGTCCTCGCCGGCCTCGGCGGGTACCTCTCGAAGGCCGCGTTCACGCCCGACCCCGTGACCGCCTACGGCGCCAGCGGGATCGCGTACGCCGTCGCCGGGTACGCGCTCCGGCTGCCGTTCCGCGACCACCCCGTTCGTCCAGACGCGCTCGCACCCGAGCGCGTGCTCGCGACCACCACGCCCGCCGAGCGCGTCGCCGCCGTGTTCGGCGTCGCCGCCGTCGCGACCGTCGCCGTCGACGTCGCCACCGGCCCGTACCTCGCGCTCGACTGGCTGAACGGCGCACACTTCGTCGGTCTGCTCGTCGGCGCGTGGACCGCGGGCACGCACCGACGCCACCGCGCGAACCGGTAG
- a CDS encoding GNAT family N-acetyltransferase, whose protein sequence is MTDDDAAREDADANDDAAANDDAAANDATAADATYRRATHDDYADVEAFTQETWSDRDGSDYIPRIYHDWIEADDPDAQETQFTCVAEVDGTVVSIAQVVLLSAHEAWCQGMRTDPAYRGEGIGKVLTHEMWDWARERGATVARNMVFSWNMAGLGHSRGVGFAPATEFRWMHPDPDADASPPEGFSLAADVNAAWSYWSASDAREHLRGLGLTADESWAVSELDRETFADAADERALLAVQSDRGTHAVTYRVREYEREDDDGVERRHAEYGAAAWDSMDALRALVAGIQRDAAAVDADETRVLVPETARHVSDASLARAGISDEPDFVMAADLTADYRNDAHLR, encoded by the coding sequence ATGACGGACGACGACGCTGCACGCGAAGACGCGGACGCGAACGACGACGCCGCCGCGAACGACGACGCCGCCGCGAACGACGCGACTGCAGCCGACGCGACGTACCGGCGGGCGACCCACGACGACTACGCGGACGTCGAAGCGTTCACGCAGGAGACGTGGAGCGACCGCGACGGCAGCGACTACATCCCGCGGATCTACCACGACTGGATCGAGGCCGACGACCCCGACGCGCAGGAGACCCAATTCACGTGCGTCGCCGAAGTCGACGGGACGGTGGTGTCGATCGCACAGGTCGTCCTGCTCTCCGCGCACGAGGCGTGGTGTCAGGGAATGCGGACCGACCCGGCGTACCGCGGCGAGGGCATCGGGAAGGTGCTCACGCACGAGATGTGGGACTGGGCGCGCGAACGCGGTGCGACCGTCGCCCGGAACATGGTGTTCTCGTGGAACATGGCCGGCCTCGGGCACTCCCGGGGCGTCGGGTTCGCGCCCGCGACCGAATTCCGGTGGATGCACCCCGACCCGGACGCCGACGCGAGCCCGCCGGAGGGGTTCTCGCTCGCGGCGGACGTGAACGCGGCGTGGTCGTACTGGTCGGCGAGCGACGCCCGCGAGCACCTCCGCGGGCTCGGGCTCACCGCGGACGAGTCCTGGGCGGTGAGCGAACTCGACCGCGAGACGTTCGCGGACGCGGCCGACGAGCGCGCGCTCCTCGCGGTCCAGAGCGACCGCGGCACGCACGCCGTCACGTATCGCGTCCGCGAGTACGAGCGCGAGGACGACGACGGCGTGGAGCGGAGGCACGCCGAGTACGGCGCGGCCGCGTGGGACTCGATGGACGCGCTCCGTGCGCTCGTCGCCGGCATCCAGCGCGACGCTGCCGCTGTCGACGCCGACGAGACGCGCGTGCTCGTCCCCGAGACGGCGCGGCACGTCTCCGACGCGAGCCTCGCTCGCGCCGGCATCAGCGACGAACCCGACTTCGTCATGGCCGCCGACCTCACCGCCGACTACCGGAACGACGCGCACCTGCGCTGA
- the gatD gene encoding Glu-tRNA(Gln) amidotransferase subunit GatD has protein sequence MNPGDRVRVDRADQTYEGVLLPSSDAEQLVVKLDGGYNVGVSRADADVDVLESSVYDVGGDDAGSGESSTIAFDDDLPTISLISTGGTIASTVDYRTGAVTAQFDAEDVLRAVPDLAGRANYRGRVVANILSENMEPSIWRDLAEAVHEEIEAGADGVVVMHGTDTMQYSASALAFMLDTPVPVVFTGSQRSADRPSSDNVMNAVCAVEAAKSDCAEVLVCMHASESDDDCALHRGTRVRKNHTSRRDAFETVGARPLGEVDYDAAADEDPEAVSFRREHAERDGVDLDLRPDLESDVELVKFTPGMDPAFLDVCEGTDGIVVEGTGLGHVHTEFIPTLEDLVDDGTTVVMTSQCLEGRVCDRVYDTGRDLLDAGVVEGEDMLPGTAKVKLMWVLANRDDPATAMAEDLAGEITERSVPWE, from the coding sequence ATGAATCCGGGAGATCGCGTCCGCGTGGATCGCGCGGACCAGACGTACGAGGGCGTGCTGTTGCCGTCGAGCGACGCCGAACAGCTCGTCGTGAAGCTCGATGGTGGGTACAACGTGGGCGTGTCGCGCGCGGACGCCGACGTGGACGTCCTGGAGTCGAGCGTGTACGACGTCGGCGGGGACGACGCCGGGAGTGGCGAGTCGTCGACGATCGCGTTCGACGACGACCTCCCGACGATCAGTCTCATCTCGACGGGCGGGACGATCGCGTCGACCGTCGACTACCGGACCGGCGCCGTCACGGCGCAGTTCGACGCGGAGGACGTCCTGCGGGCGGTCCCGGACCTGGCGGGGCGAGCGAACTACCGCGGGCGCGTCGTCGCGAACATCCTCAGCGAGAACATGGAGCCGTCTATCTGGCGGGATCTCGCGGAGGCCGTCCACGAGGAGATCGAGGCGGGCGCGGACGGCGTGGTCGTGATGCACGGCACGGACACGATGCAGTACTCCGCGTCGGCGCTCGCGTTCATGCTCGACACGCCAGTGCCGGTCGTGTTCACGGGCAGTCAGCGCTCGGCGGACCGGCCGTCCTCGGACAACGTGATGAACGCGGTGTGTGCGGTCGAGGCCGCCAAGAGCGACTGTGCGGAGGTGCTCGTCTGCATGCACGCGAGCGAGAGCGACGACGACTGCGCGCTCCACCGCGGGACGCGAGTCAGGAAGAATCACACGTCGCGACGGGACGCGTTCGAGACCGTCGGCGCGAGGCCGCTCGGGGAAGTGGACTACGACGCCGCGGCCGACGAAGACCCAGAAGCCGTCTCGTTCCGCCGCGAGCACGCCGAACGCGACGGCGTCGACCTCGACCTCCGACCGGACCTCGAGAGCGACGTCGAACTCGTGAAGTTCACGCCCGGCATGGACCCCGCGTTCCTCGACGTCTGCGAGGGCACGGACGGGATCGTCGTCGAGGGAACCGGACTCGGGCACGTCCACACGGAGTTCATCCCGACGCTCGAGGACCTCGTCGACGACGGCACGACCGTCGTGATGACGAGCCAGTGCCTCGAGGGCCGCGTCTGCGACCGCGTGTACGACACCGGCCGCGACCTCCTCGACGCCGGCGTCGTCGAAGGCGAAGATATGCTGCCGGGGACGGCGAAGGTGAAGCTGATGTGGGTGCTCGCGAACCGCGACGACCCCGCGACGGCGATGGCCGAGGACCTCGCAGGGGAGATCACCGAACGGTCGGTGCCCTGGGAGTGA
- a CDS encoding ArsR family transcriptional regulator gives MDSAALLDLLGNENRRRILRLLARKPCYVTEISEYLGVSPKAVIEHLRKLEAAGLIESHTDDQRRKYFHIARNLRLEVNVSPYGFATKSAYPASKSLNLNRCSHLTLEIQDADDDHDTDELLGDLARLEELENELSLAQRYVQGRMTDVLERITEAVGAGQDSGMYADVLSAVKQEPRSVVELANAVDAPPGMVEEVLVDLQENGLVTHESDGWTLATDE, from the coding sequence ATGGACTCTGCGGCCCTCCTGGACCTCCTCGGGAACGAGAACCGACGGCGGATCCTCCGCCTGCTCGCCCGGAAACCGTGTTACGTCACGGAGATCAGCGAGTACCTCGGCGTCTCCCCGAAGGCGGTCATCGAGCACCTCCGGAAGCTCGAGGCCGCGGGCCTCATCGAGAGTCACACCGACGACCAGCGCCGGAAGTACTTCCACATCGCGCGGAACCTCCGATTGGAGGTGAACGTCTCGCCGTACGGGTTCGCGACGAAGAGCGCGTACCCGGCGTCGAAGTCCCTGAACTTGAACCGGTGCTCGCACCTCACGCTCGAGATCCAGGACGCGGACGACGACCACGACACGGACGAACTCCTCGGCGACCTCGCGCGTCTCGAGGAACTCGAGAACGAGCTCTCGCTCGCGCAGCGGTACGTGCAGGGCCGGATGACGGACGTCCTGGAGCGCATCACGGAAGCCGTGGGCGCGGGCCAGGATTCGGGGATGTACGCGGACGTCCTCTCGGCGGTCAAGCAAGAGCCCCGGAGCGTCGTCGAGCTCGCGAACGCCGTGGACGCGCCGCCGGGGATGGTCGAGGAAGTTTTGGTGGACCTCCAGGAGAACGGCCTCGTCACGCACGAGTCCGACGGCTGGACGCTCGCGACCGACGAGTAA
- a CDS encoding DUF5802 family protein, whose translation MFEKFSRGYYLGRLYVTPSPEERALIERTTHDRVSEQLYAAESDAATPDSLVMKLDTAHFPVHGDDGVPTETLAVPAELLDSLDVSNPPTLTEVFLAKADRAEQLLQFARPPGDDDATDDTGPFGPGGPRGPRGPGGPTGT comes from the coding sequence ATGTTCGAGAAGTTCTCACGCGGCTACTACCTCGGGCGGTTGTACGTCACGCCGTCCCCCGAGGAGCGTGCGCTCATCGAGCGCACGACGCACGACCGAGTCAGCGAGCAACTGTACGCGGCCGAGTCCGACGCGGCCACACCGGACTCGCTCGTCATGAAGCTCGACACCGCGCACTTCCCCGTCCACGGCGACGACGGCGTCCCGACGGAGACGCTCGCGGTACCCGCGGAACTACTCGACTCGCTCGACGTGTCGAACCCGCCGACGCTCACGGAGGTGTTCCTCGCGAAGGCCGACCGCGCCGAACAGCTCCTCCAGTTCGCGCGACCACCCGGCGACGACGACGCGACGGACGATACCGGCCCGTTCGGTCCGGGCGGCCCACGGGGCCCGCGCGGACCGGGCGGCCCGACCGGAACCTGA
- a CDS encoding Vms1/Ankzf1 family peptidyl-tRNA hydrolase, producing the protein MLDELLGRAALKDRIEEVEDEKRRLREQLEAEQRRRSEAASARQDAEERVNRLEDKIAQLEGELERERDAAAAESLSFRRVESLRGGRLDAILDRLRSVDAGAEGALSAYVADGDVPDAVREAFGDRSALVRRAAPCLAYVDDAGLVSATLSVPAPPEPFCEWRETFRVDDEWCKPTGRFAFALVRAGVFAVGEYDGRDRTSYRGFASDVKGDHSKGGFSQGRFERRRDAQIDEHLEDCEAALRDRDPDRLYVAGDARLVDALDVDATATAAVDASGDPEDALDEAFHEFFTATLRTV; encoded by the coding sequence ATGCTCGACGAGTTGCTCGGTCGCGCCGCGCTCAAGGACCGAATCGAGGAGGTAGAGGACGAGAAGCGACGGCTCCGCGAGCAACTCGAGGCCGAACAGCGCCGGCGCTCGGAGGCCGCGAGCGCGCGCCAGGACGCCGAGGAGCGCGTGAACCGCCTCGAGGACAAGATCGCGCAACTCGAGGGCGAACTCGAGCGCGAACGCGACGCCGCGGCCGCCGAGTCGCTGTCGTTCCGGCGCGTCGAGTCCCTCCGCGGCGGCCGGTTGGACGCGATCCTCGACCGACTGCGGAGCGTGGACGCGGGCGCGGAGGGCGCGCTGTCGGCGTACGTCGCAGACGGCGACGTCCCCGACGCCGTCCGGGAGGCGTTCGGCGACCGGAGCGCGCTCGTGCGTCGCGCGGCGCCGTGTCTCGCGTACGTCGACGACGCCGGCCTCGTGAGCGCGACGCTGTCGGTGCCCGCGCCCCCGGAGCCGTTCTGCGAGTGGCGCGAGACGTTCCGCGTCGACGACGAATGGTGCAAGCCGACCGGCCGGTTCGCGTTCGCGCTCGTCCGCGCCGGCGTGTTCGCCGTCGGCGAGTACGACGGCCGCGACCGCACGAGCTACCGCGGGTTCGCGAGCGACGTCAAAGGCGACCACTCGAAGGGCGGGTTCTCCCAGGGCCGGTTCGAGCGCCGGCGCGACGCCCAGATCGACGAGCACCTCGAAGACTGCGAGGCCGCGCTCCGCGACCGCGACCCCGACCGGCTCTACGTCGCCGGCGACGCCCGTCTCGTCGACGCGCTCGACGTCGACGCGACCGCGACCGCCGCCGTCGACGCGAGCGGCGACCCCGAGGACGCACTCGACGAAGCGTTCCACGAGTTCTTCACCGCGACGCTCCGCACGGTCTGA
- a CDS encoding histidine kinase N-terminal 7TM domain-containing protein produces the protein MLAVLASPYVLGLVLATAATLALGVAAIRYRDRPAAFPFGALCVLLSLWSATTAVGLVVESQSMRLFLERMHWVYAAIVPVFWLTFALEYAGYGAELTPRRVAALTVPSVAFVAVLFFDPGTLVWSSYEFVESGDLYLVDHNLGPATIALSLYLFAVTFAGAAVIVRFGLTAGHLYRDQTLALLVGVATPIVVSLFSMVDVTPIRGLNVTPYALAVSAVAFGNAMFRYDFLENAPSTRRFGQHVVTRSLRDGVVVVDDRNRIVECNPVAGRVLDVDPNAALGELVQDVVDESALVDGTFDQNAQVWNAAGTRRYAIEQSPVVDQHDHEVGRVFVLRDVTETERREERLAVLNRVLRHNLRNDMNVVTGRARELAARLDGDDAAIATEIADVGDELVDLSHKARTVETIMATEDAEARSLAALVDDLVDTMGHENPDVTFDVDVPDVAVARGTVVYAVVSNLVENAIEHGYRERREGGTTSDDGSERDDAPGRTVTITGTVEDSIVELVVADDGPGIPEVELRALQQDEESALEHGSGLGLWIVAWGVERLGGDVDVTVDDGTTVTLGLPIAGKRRDPDAETERWRGDDGTL, from the coding sequence ATGCTCGCCGTCCTCGCGTCGCCGTACGTCCTCGGCCTCGTCCTCGCGACGGCGGCCACGCTGGCGCTCGGCGTCGCAGCGATCCGGTACCGCGACCGGCCCGCCGCGTTCCCCTTCGGCGCACTCTGCGTCCTCCTCTCGCTGTGGTCCGCGACGACCGCGGTCGGGCTCGTCGTCGAATCCCAGAGCATGCGCTTGTTCCTCGAACGTATGCACTGGGTGTACGCCGCAATCGTCCCCGTGTTCTGGCTGACGTTCGCTCTCGAGTACGCGGGGTACGGCGCGGAACTCACGCCTCGACGCGTCGCCGCACTCACCGTCCCGTCGGTCGCGTTCGTCGCCGTCCTCTTCTTCGACCCCGGAACGCTCGTCTGGTCGTCCTACGAGTTCGTCGAGTCCGGCGACCTCTACCTCGTCGACCACAATCTCGGCCCCGCCACGATCGCACTCAGCCTCTACCTGTTCGCCGTCACGTTCGCGGGCGCCGCCGTCATCGTCCGATTCGGCCTCACCGCCGGCCACCTCTACCGCGACCAGACGCTCGCGCTCCTCGTCGGCGTCGCCACCCCGATCGTCGTCTCGCTGTTCTCGATGGTGGACGTGACGCCCATCCGCGGCCTGAACGTCACGCCGTACGCGCTCGCCGTGTCCGCCGTCGCGTTCGGGAACGCGATGTTCCGGTACGACTTCCTCGAGAACGCGCCGTCGACGCGCCGGTTCGGCCAGCACGTCGTCACGAGGAGTCTGCGCGACGGCGTCGTCGTCGTCGACGACCGGAACCGCATCGTCGAGTGCAACCCCGTCGCCGGCCGCGTCCTCGACGTCGACCCGAACGCCGCGCTCGGCGAACTCGTCCAGGACGTCGTCGACGAGTCCGCGCTCGTCGACGGGACGTTCGACCAGAACGCACAGGTCTGGAACGCCGCCGGCACGCGCCGGTACGCGATCGAGCAGTCCCCGGTCGTCGACCAGCACGACCACGAGGTCGGGCGCGTGTTCGTGCTCCGGGACGTCACGGAAACCGAGCGCCGCGAGGAACGTCTCGCCGTCCTCAACCGCGTCCTCCGGCACAACCTCCGGAACGACATGAACGTCGTCACCGGTCGCGCTCGCGAACTCGCCGCCCGCCTCGACGGCGACGACGCCGCCATCGCGACCGAGATCGCGGACGTCGGCGACGAACTCGTCGACCTCTCGCACAAGGCGCGGACGGTCGAGACCATCATGGCGACCGAGGACGCCGAAGCGCGGTCGCTCGCGGCGCTCGTCGACGACCTCGTCGACACGATGGGCCACGAGAACCCCGACGTGACGTTCGACGTGGACGTCCCGGACGTCGCCGTCGCCCGCGGCACCGTCGTGTACGCCGTCGTCTCGAACCTCGTCGAAAATGCAATCGAGCACGGCTATCGAGAGCGGCGCGAGGGCGGGACCACGAGCGACGACGGCTCCGAGCGAGACGACGCCCCCGGCCGCACCGTCACCATCACCGGGACCGTCGAGGACTCGATCGTGGAGCTCGTCGTCGCCGACGACGGCCCCGGCATCCCCGAGGTCGAACTCCGCGCGCTCCAGCAGGACGAGGAGTCCGCGCTCGAGCACGGCAGCGGCCTCGGGCTCTGGATCGTCGCGTGGGGCGTCGAACGCCTCGGCGGCGACGTGGACGTGACCGTCGACGACGGCACCACCGTCACGCTCGGCCTCCCCATCGCCGGCAAGCGCCGCGACCCGGACGCGGAGACCGAACGCTGGCGCGGCGACGACGGCACGCTGTGA
- a CDS encoding DUF1611 domain-containing protein translates to MKAVILAHEQFPDRAKTALGVLRYGDHDVVAVLDRDRAGDRVADHVRDVQDAPVVASMADAPDADVLIIGIAPIGGGFEESWRPDVRAALESGMDVVSGLHHFLADDDEFVALAAEHGGEIDDVRRPPADLGVADGVASDVTAEVVLTVGTDCSVGKMTVTEELARAARDRGVDAAVVPTGQTGIMIEGWGTCVDRVVSDFTAGAVEDMILEVGDDHDVLFVEGQGSIAHPAYSAVTCGILHGAQPDSLVLCHAAGRDRVHGYEEYALPDPETYVDLYESLAAPVHEASVVAGALNTVNVDGDGDARGAVADYETALDAPAGDLVRFADDRERVLEAVL, encoded by the coding sequence ATGAAGGCGGTCATCCTCGCGCACGAGCAGTTCCCCGACAGGGCGAAGACGGCACTCGGCGTGCTCCGGTACGGCGACCACGACGTCGTCGCCGTCCTGGACCGCGACCGAGCCGGCGACCGCGTCGCCGACCACGTCAGGGACGTGCAGGACGCGCCGGTCGTGGCGTCGATGGCGGACGCGCCGGACGCGGACGTCCTGATAATCGGCATCGCACCGATCGGCGGCGGGTTCGAGGAATCCTGGCGACCGGACGTCCGCGCGGCGCTCGAGAGCGGCATGGACGTCGTCTCCGGCCTCCACCACTTCCTCGCCGACGACGACGAGTTCGTGGCGCTCGCCGCCGAACACGGCGGCGAGATCGACGACGTCCGACGACCACCCGCGGACCTCGGCGTCGCGGATGGCGTGGCGAGCGACGTCACAGCCGAGGTCGTCCTCACCGTCGGCACGGACTGCTCGGTCGGGAAGATGACCGTCACCGAGGAACTCGCACGCGCCGCGCGCGACCGCGGCGTGGACGCGGCGGTCGTCCCGACCGGCCAGACGGGCATCATGATCGAGGGCTGGGGGACGTGCGTCGACCGCGTCGTCAGCGACTTCACCGCCGGTGCGGTCGAGGACATGATCCTCGAGGTCGGCGACGACCACGACGTCCTGTTCGTCGAGGGCCAGGGCTCAATCGCGCATCCCGCGTACTCCGCGGTCACGTGCGGCATCCTCCACGGCGCGCAGCCGGACTCGCTCGTGCTCTGTCACGCCGCCGGCCGCGACCGCGTCCACGGCTACGAGGAGTACGCCCTCCCCGACCCGGAGACGTACGTCGACCTCTACGAGTCCCTCGCCGCGCCCGTCCACGAGGCGAGCGTCGTCGCGGGCGCACTCAACACGGTGAACGTGGACGGCGACGGCGACGCACGCGGCGCGGTCGCGGACTACGAGACCGCGCTCGACGCCCCCGCGGGCGACCTCGTTCGGTTCGCCGACGACCGCGAGCGCGTCCTGGAGGCGGTCCTGTGA